AGGATGCGGCCTGCAGTGAGAGGAGGGACAGCGAATGCCCCAGTGAGTCGTGGACCTCTTGGGCAATCCTGTCGCGCTCTTGACGGCGTGAAACCTCATCATCGAGTCGGGCCGCGCGTTGGTGAGCTGCAGACAGGTTCCGACCCGTCATGACGGCTTCCCGGCGAGAACGGCGAATGAGACCAGCTCCTATCCCGATGACCACGAATGTTGCCGCAACAAGAAGAGCCGTGAGGATAGAAATGGTGTTGGGCGTCTGCGGTGAGGTGTTTGCCTGAAATGCCGACGCTGTGAGCGACGCCCCGACAGGTTGCGCCCGACTGTCAGCAATGACGTCGATAACGGTTGTCACAGCCACCAGACCGGTGCACCACCATGTCGCGGGACCACGCCGTCGGCCGAGTAGGGCTGCCAGGGCAATGAGGGTAGGTACTGGCCCAATGGGCAGAGCCGCGGTGCCGACCGCAGCGGCGATCGTCAATCCGAAGGGGAACCTGTGACGCCAGACCAAGGCCGTTGCCAGGGCGACGTCCAGGATCAGCGAGACAACGATCACTGCGGCGTCAATGTCGGATCCGGCCGGAGTCCCACTGCGATACCCTGCCGGCGAGAACACGATGCTGACCAAGCCAGCGAGGACACTGACCAGGACCAGAAGGATGGTCCGCCATATCGCTGGACGGCTGTCGTGACCGACCTTCTGAAACGTGAACACGGCAGTCATGTTACGGAGTCGACCTCTACTCGTGACACCGCCGTTCGGGTGAGGTGAGGCGGCCGATCGCCAGATACGGTTGTGGCCGTTTGGGCGATGTGGGACGGGGGTGTCCAGCGGTGGACTTGATACATCAATTGAGAACACCTCAGGAGTGATCGTGACCCAGTCCAATTGGAACAGCCAGTCCCAACCACAGCAACCGCAGTCTCCACAGCCCAAGCCAAAGAAGCCGCTCTACAAGCGTGTGTGGTTCTGGCTGCTCGTCATCGTCGTTCTCGTTGCCACCGTTAGTGCGCTGACAAGTGGCGGCGACAGCACCGACC
The genomic region above belongs to Cutibacterium equinum and contains:
- a CDS encoding sensor histidine kinase, which gives rise to MFTFQKVGHDSRPAIWRTILLVLVSVLAGLVSIVFSPAGYRSGTPAGSDIDAAVIVVSLILDVALATALVWRHRFPFGLTIAAAVGTAALPIGPVPTLIALAALLGRRRGPATWWCTGLVAVTTVIDVIADSRAQPVGASLTASAFQANTSPQTPNTISILTALLVAATFVVIGIGAGLIRRSRREAVMTGRNLSAAHQRAARLDDEVSRRQERDRIAQEVHDSLGHSLSLLSLQAASLETELEGTPHGDSAKALRESAGKAMSELRSLLSLLSEPMSPAPDLPLSKLAEVVEDTFGSGQPITASIYVSEADSADPALSRAVYRTVQELLTNAAKHAPGTTASLKVRASPTDGVRIECSNPVVEGRQSEGSGRGLPGITERAKLLGGTVHWTADNGVFSIRVSIPWRNAS